TGATTTCGTAGACGTCGAACCCCCGCCGATAGAGGTACGTCATCGCGCCCGTCGCGCGCCAATCGTCGTCCGAGAGCGTCTTTTCGACCGCCCGCGGGATCGAGGGGTTCTCCGTCACGCGGGCGGTGTCGGCCCCGACCCGCGGCCCCCGGGGGGCAGCGATGTCCTCCAAGGAGCCGTCGAGATCGAACCCGGGACGGTCCTCGAGACCGAGTTCGACGTCGACCGGGCGGTCGGCGATGGCGACCTCGCGTTGGGTGCCGACGAAGCCGTCCCAGACGTCGCGGGCGTCGACGTTCGAGCGCCGCGTGGAGTTCAAAAGGCCCGTCCGGCGCTCGAAGACGTCGTCGATGTCGTACCCCTGCTCGTACCACGCGCCGGTCGTGACGTAGTCGGCGGCGTCGTCCTCGTCGCCGACTGGGGCGAGGAGGCCGGCCGAGACCTGTGGATACCCCGACCGGCCGACGAACACCGAGGGGGCCGTCGAGCCGACGAGCGTCTCCCCGGAGAGCGTCTCGTCGAAGCGGGTCCTCGCGTCGTCGATGTATTTGGTGACGGCGTAGGACTTCTCCTCGGCGAGTTTCCGGAGTTCGACCGACTCCTCGCGGTCGAGGTCGTCGACGTACTCGTCGAGGCGCATACGGTCGGTTCGGGGCGGGCGTTGAAATGTCGTTCGGGAACCGGGGGCGACCCCGAGGAGCGACCGCAACCCCTATTTTCGCCCGACTGCGAACCGAACGTATGCCCGTCATCGACTGCGATCCCGACCGCGCCAGGGAGCGCTTGGAGTCCGAGGGCGTCGAGACCCGCCCCGGGAACACCGACCACGAACTGTGGCGGGCCGACCGCGGAGGCGCGACGGCGGTCGCCTACGAGGGGTCGGTCGTCGTTCAGGGGAGCAACCCCGCCCGTCTGGCAGGGTTCATCGAGGACGGCGGCGGCCGGGCGCACGTCTACTTCGACGGCGCCTCCCGTGGCAACCCCGGTCCGGCCGCGATCGGGTGGGTGATCGTCACGGACGACGGGATCGTCGCCGAGGGATCCGAGCGGATCGGCCGCGCGACGAACAACCAAGCCGAGTACGAGGCCTTGCTCGCGGCGCTCGAGGCCGCGACCGACTACGGTTTCGAGGACCTCGTTATCAAGGGCGACTCACAGCTCATCGTCAAGCAGGTCCGCGGCGAGTGGGACGCCAACGATCCGACGCTGCGCGAAAAGCGGGTTCGCGTCCGGGAGCTGCTTCGCGGGGTCGACGAGTGGAGTCTCGATCACGTTCCACGGGAGATAAACGACCGTGCCGACGGACTGGCAAACGAGGCACTCGATGACTGACGACGCCCCCCACTCGGCCGACGATCCCTCCGGGAATGCGGACGACCGAACCGACGACCCACCGCTCCCCGAGACCGCAATCGAGCGCGCGGAGCGGTTGACCCGACACCTACAGAACGCGGTCGACGACGATGAGCGTGCGGCCTACCGACGCGAGCGCGATGCGCTGCTCGGAGCACACGGCTACGACGCCCGCGTCCGGGCGGGCGAAACCGGCGAGACGCTCGTGTTGTACCCCGCGGAGTGGACCGACGAGGGCACGATCCGAACCGACCGGATCGACGACACGGGCCGGGCGGTCGAGCGTCCTCTCTCCGGCCCCGGTTCCGGCGCTGACTGGGCCGAAATCGACGAGCACAACCGAGCGATCGCGGCCCGCGTCCGGGAGCGACACGGCGAGGTCCACGGCGAGACGGCCACCGCGTTCGCCGAGTTCATGAGCAACCACTACGCGAAGCCGATCGAGCGGGCGACCCCCGACGAGCGCGAGGAGTTCCGCACGGAGTATTTCCCCCGGAACGCGTGGCCGACGGACGAACAGCGCGAGCGGCTCGCGGCGTCGGTTCGACTCACCGTCGAGGCGGCCGAGGAAACCTGACACTCGCGCTCGTGGTGGCCGAGAGGACGCACCCCGGTTCGTCGTCGAGGCGGCCGGGGGGAAGCCACCGGAGTGACCCGATGTCGAAAGCTCTTTGCGACCCTCGGGCACAACGCCGGGTATGGCCGGAGCAAACCTCTGGGAAGACCTCGAGACGGGTCCGAACGCCCCCGAAGAGATCTACGCCGTCGTAGAGTGCCTCAAAGGCGAACGAAACAAATACGAGTACGACAAGGACATCCCCGGCGTCGTGCTGGACCGGGTGCTGCACTCGAACGTCCACTACCCCTCTGATTACGGGTTTATTCCGCAGTCGTACTACGACGACGAGGACCCCTTCGACGTGTTGGTCCTCGTCGAGGATCAGACGTTCCCGGGGTGCGTCGTCGAGGCCCGCCCCGTCGCGTTGATGAAGATGGACGACGACGGCGAGCAGGACGACAAGGTCATTGCGGTCCCCACGGAGGACCCCCGATACGACCACATCGAGGACCTGGCGGACATTCCCCAACAGCAACTCGACGAAATCGACGAGTTCTTCAATACGTATAAAAACCTCGAGGCGGGCAAGGAAGTCGAGACGCAGGGCTGGGAGGACAGGCAGGCTGCGATGGACGCGATCGAACACGCCCAAGAGCTTTACGAGGAACACTTCGATTGACATCCTCCCCGGTCCAAAGGGCGAGGATTCCCCGAAGGGGATATTCAGGTCGTGCGCTTCCTCGGGCCTCAACTACGCTTTCGCGTGGGCCGTCGAAGGTCGCCACCGGGTCCTGTCGTCGTGTATACGTTCCCGCACACTACGGAGCATCTCCGGGGACCTGCCGGCTCCACCGCCCGGTCGACGACCGCCCGACTGCGGGCGGTTTCGAGACGAAAGGCCCTTATGCGACAACCGTCTACTGTTGGATGGACTAGGTCGGGCGGTTAGGCCCCGCTCGCAACCCG
The genomic region above belongs to Natronomonas moolapensis 8.8.11 and contains:
- a CDS encoding DUF7108 family protein, translating into MTDDAPHSADDPSGNADDRTDDPPLPETAIERAERLTRHLQNAVDDDERAAYRRERDALLGAHGYDARVRAGETGETLVLYPAEWTDEGTIRTDRIDDTGRAVERPLSGPGSGADWAEIDEHNRAIAARVRERHGEVHGETATAFAEFMSNHYAKPIERATPDEREEFRTEYFPRNAWPTDEQRERLAASVRLTVEAAEET
- the nreA gene encoding DNA repair protein NreA, with product MRLDEYVDDLDREESVELRKLAEEKSYAVTKYIDDARTRFDETLSGETLVGSTAPSVFVGRSGYPQVSAGLLAPVGDEDDAADYVTTGAWYEQGYDIDDVFERRTGLLNSTRRSNVDARDVWDGFVGTQREVAIADRPVDVELGLEDRPGFDLDGSLEDIAAPRGPRVGADTARVTENPSIPRAVEKTLSDDDWRATGAMTYLYRRGFDVYEINNVLSVGALGQGENRRLVPTRWSITAVDDTIGQYLRGTVRNAPTIGQTSVWHAEYMGNEYWVVAAPGEWEFELLELKAPGSIWNPDPNGQLYMAADSEGYEGRTEYVEETSGAYYAARLGVLEALAERGRQAKVFVIRHATDGYWAPVGVWQIRESIRDAVAGEAAVAESFHGAVRELVPRLPVSMADLRRKSTLAAGIQSDLSAFGGGVGSR
- the rnhA gene encoding ribonuclease HI — its product is MPVIDCDPDRARERLESEGVETRPGNTDHELWRADRGGATAVAYEGSVVVQGSNPARLAGFIEDGGGRAHVYFDGASRGNPGPAAIGWVIVTDDGIVAEGSERIGRATNNQAEYEALLAALEAATDYGFEDLVIKGDSQLIVKQVRGEWDANDPTLREKRVRVRELLRGVDEWSLDHVPREINDRADGLANEALDD
- a CDS encoding inorganic diphosphatase; the encoded protein is MAGANLWEDLETGPNAPEEIYAVVECLKGERNKYEYDKDIPGVVLDRVLHSNVHYPSDYGFIPQSYYDDEDPFDVLVLVEDQTFPGCVVEARPVALMKMDDDGEQDDKVIAVPTEDPRYDHIEDLADIPQQQLDEIDEFFNTYKNLEAGKEVETQGWEDRQAAMDAIEHAQELYEEHFD